Genomic DNA from Candidatus Binataceae bacterium:
TTGGCGTCGAGCCGATCGGCGAGGGCGCGATCAGGATTATCGACGAGCCCGAAGGTCCGAAGGGAATCATGAACATGTACAACACGCGCGCGTACAAGTTCATCATGGAGAACAAAGCGGTGAATATGCGCGCGCGCGGCAAGAACTCCTACTACGCGCGCACCTCGATGGTCCTCCCGGGGATTCTGCTGGTCGAGCATTGGCCGATCCCCGGGTGGGCGCAGTACGAATGGTATGTGCCGACCGACGACAAGCATCACGAGTACTGGGAAATCGTGGTCGGGCGCTGCCGCAACGAGGAGGAGCGGCGCGAAGCGGATTACCTTTACGATAACTTCTTCGAGCCACTAGGGTTGCGGGACTTTAACAACAACGACTTGTTCGCGCGCGAGGCGATGCAGCATTTCTACGAGCAGGGCGACGGCTGGAACCGTGAGTCGCTGTGCGCTTTCGACGCCGCGACCATCACCTGGCGCAAAGTCGCGGCGCGCTTCAACCGCGGCATCCAGGAAGCGCCCGAGTCCCAAGGCGGCCGCTAAGACCGAGACGCTCGCCTCGATGCCCGACCAAGCCGGTTCGTCGCCGCCCCCCGCCGCCCCAGCGAACGCGCATCGCGTGACGCTCCGTTTCGAGGACGGCGTCGAAAAGGAGATCGAAGCCGGCGCGGATGAATTCGTGCTCGACGCGGCGCTGCGCCAGGGCGTGCCGCTGGTTTACCAGTGTCGATCGGGAAGCTGCTCGACCTGCGTCGGACAGCTGGTGAGCGGCACGCTCGAGATGGCGCGCGAGCGCGCGCTCTCGCTTATCGCGTCGGAAATCGCGGAAGGCAAGCGCCTGCTTTGCAGTTCGCGCGCGCGCGGGTCGAGCGTGGTGCGCCTGCACTATCCGAGCGCCCTCATCTACTCGGAGGAGCGCCACAATTTCGAGGCGCGCGTCGCTGGCGTCGAATGGCCGGTGCCCTCGGTCGCGAAACTCGCGATCGCGCTCGATCGGCGCGCCGGCGTTAGCTTTCAGGCCGGCCAGTATGTCCGCATCAAGGTGCCCGGCACCGAGGAGTGGCGTTCGTACTCGATGTGCTCGACGCCGCGCGATCTGCCGAAGATGGAGTTCCTGGTGCGGATCATCCCGGGCGGTGTGATGTCCGAGTATCTGCGTTCGGCGCGCGAGGGCGAGCGGCTCGAAGTCGAAGGGCCGCTCGGCGCATTCATCCTGCATCCGGGCAAGGGACTGCATGTCTTCGTCGCCGGCGGCACCGGGCTTGCGCCGATTCTCTCGATGATCGACGAGGTTCGCCGCGCCAGCGGCCCGAAACCGAAGATGCTGCTGAGCTTCGGATGTGCGAGCGACAAGACGTTTTTCTATCGCGACGAAATCGAGTTGCGGCAGTGGTGGATTCCGCAGTTGAGCGTGCGGCTCTCGGCCGACCGCGTCGAGGACCCGGCCTCCGGGCTTATCCAGGGCACGCCGGTCAATGCGCTCGGCTCCGCGCCGATCGGCGACGGCGAGGCGATGGCCTATCTGTGCGGCCCGCCGCCGATGATCGAGGCGGCGCGCCGCCGTCTTGCCGAATTGGGCGTGAGCCCCGAGCGAATCTATGCCGAGCGCTTTGTCGCGAGCTGAACTGCGCGCACAAGAGAAGCTGAGTTTCAGATGATGCCGTCAGCGCGCAGCTCGGCGATTTTCTCCGTGTCGTAGCCCGCGACCTCGCGCAGCAACTTTTCCGTGTGTTCGCCGAGCGCCGGGGCGCGAGTGTTGGGCGTCGCGGGTATTCCCCCGGCGCCGCCCACGGTCTTGAGCGGCGAGCCCGGGACGACCAGCCCATGGAAGGTGGGATGCTCGGCGTGCAGGATCATCTGGCGCGCCTGGAGATGGGGATTGCGCGTGACCTCGGCGACGCTCGCGATCGGCGCGCACGGCACGCCGGCCTCGCCGAGCAGCTTGAGCCAATGGTCGCGCGGCCGGGCCGCGAAATGGTGGTTCAGGATCGGTTCTAGCTCGGCATGATTGGCTGTACGATCGGCGTTCTGCGCGAAGCGAGGGTCGCTCTTCAGTTCCGGCGTTCCGATCGCATCGCAAAAATTCTTCCACAGCGATTCATTGCCCGCGCCCGCGACGAAATATCCGTCAGCCGCGTGAAATTGCTGAAACGGCGTGATCGAAGGATGGCGCGAGCCGAGCGGACCCGGCACCTTTCCTGTCGCCGAGTAACGCGCGAGCGCGTCCTCGAGCAAAGCGACCTGGCAATCCAGCATCGCTACGTCCAGATGCCGGCCCACGCCGGTGCGATCGCGCAGGCGCAGGGCCGCCAGGATCGCGACCACGCCGTAGAGCGCCGCCGCCAGGTCGCCGATCGAAACTCCGCATCGCGTCGGGTCGCCGCCCGCCGGCCCCGTGATACTCATCGTGCCGCCGAGCGCCTGCGCCACGATGTCGTAGGCCGGCGCCGAAGCCATCGGCCCGCTCTGCCCGAAGCCGGAAATCGAGCACAGGATGACGCGCGGGTTGGCCGCGGAAAGTTCCGCGTAGCCCAGCCCGAAACGCTCCATCGTGCCCGGCGAAAAATTCTCCAGCACTACGTCGCAGTGCCGGACGAGGTCGAGTGCAACCGCCACGCCCGCGGGCTTGCGCAGGTCGAGGGTGGCGCTCAGCTTGCCGCGATTGACGCTGTAGAAGTAACCCGAGTCATCGGAGTTCGGAAGGCGCGGAGCGAAGCCGCGCGAGTCGTCGCCGCGCCCCGGCAGCTCCACCTTGATCACCTCGGCGCCCAGGTCCGCGAGGTTCATCGCGCAAAACGGTCCCGCAAGCACCCGGCTAAGATCGAGCACGCGGACGCCCGCAAGCGGCTTCTCATCGATCATGAGCGCTCCCCAGCACCAATCGTTCTTTCCATGCAACCTGCCTTTAGCGCCGCCGCGGCCGCGCCTGCTGCTGGGCGCGCATTGCCTCGGCCGGCGTCATGATGAGGCGTGGCTCTTCGCGCGCGCGCTCCTGTTCTTCGGCGAAGACCGCGCCGAGTTGCGTGCGAACCAGCGCCCGGAAGAACGGGACGCGGCTCGCGTCGGCGCCGTCGCGCAGCCGCGCGGCGGCGGCCGCAGCCCATTGCGCAGCCTCGCGCCGCCCGTTCCGCGCCATGTAGTACGCGACGTCCTCGAGCCGGCGGCGCACTGCCTCGGCACGTTCGCCGCGGAGCAATTCGCCGACCGCGCGCTCGACGACGAGATTGATGCGCTCTTCCTGCTGGACGCGGTTCAGCACCAGCACGCTCTCCTGGATCGATTTGATCTCGTCGAAGTATGGCTTGAGCTGGTCCGGCGGAAATTTCCATCCAGTGATTTCGGGCTCCTTGAGCAGGTCTGGCGGCGGCTCGCGATCCAGCACGGAGGCCATCTCGGCGTATATGGGATGCACGAGTTCGACCGGTGGCGGCGTGCCGACGATCTCGGTGCGCAACGTCAGAAAATTTCCGACCCGCGAGCGCTTGTCGGGCGGGGTGCGGCGAAAAGCCTCGCACAGGATGTAGTCGGCGAGCCCCGCGTTGCCCTCGACCATCGCGACGCCCGCGCGCCGTTCCATCTCGGCGCGTTCGCTGCGCAACTCGCGGCGCGAGAGTTCGCTCAGCGCGACGTTGATGAGCCCTTCGGCGTCCGCGAGCAATGCCCAAAGGCGCGCGACTCCTCCGCCACGGCGTTCTTTGAGCAGCCACACGATACGCGCGCCGTCGGGATCGATGGGCGAGAATAGCGCGCTCACCCTCGGGGCAACCGGCGGCGAAGCCGCCGGTTGCCCCGAGGCCGGCGCGGCGGCCGCGGCCGCCGTGATCCCGCGCTGGCGCAGCCGGAACAGCGCGCGGCGGATCTCGCGGCGCAGCGCCCCGCTTGCCCCGGTTTCCATCGCGGCCAGCATCGCCGCGGCATCCGCGCTCGCAATTGCGCCGAGCGCGCGCGCGATCGCGTTCGCGTTCACGCCGGACGCGCCGCGCAGTTCGCGCAGGCGCACGATCGCCTCGGCGGGCGGCGCGGCGGGGTCGAAGCCGGCGGCGCGGAGGCTCGCATCTTCGCGTTCGATATCGGTATGTGTCATCCGCTCCGGTCCGTTCAGCCGACCAGCCCGATGTGGGTCAGGAGTTCGCTGAGCCAGTGCGGAGGCTCTTCCCTGGCGAGCGCGTCGGCATAGTCTTCATCGCACAGGATCAG
This window encodes:
- a CDS encoding FAD-binding oxidoreductase — protein: MPDQAGSSPPPAAPANAHRVTLRFEDGVEKEIEAGADEFVLDAALRQGVPLVYQCRSGSCSTCVGQLVSGTLEMARERALSLIASEIAEGKRLLCSSRARGSSVVRLHYPSALIYSEERHNFEARVAGVEWPVPSVAKLAIALDRRAGVSFQAGQYVRIKVPGTEEWRSYSMCSTPRDLPKMEFLVRIIPGGVMSEYLRSAREGERLEVEGPLGAFILHPGKGLHVFVAGGTGLAPILSMIDEVRRASGPKPKMLLSFGCASDKTFFYRDEIELRQWWIPQLSVRLSADRVEDPASGLIQGTPVNALGSAPIGDGEAMAYLCGPPPMIEAARRRLAELGVSPERIYAERFVAS
- a CDS encoding CoA transferase; this encodes MIDEKPLAGVRVLDLSRVLAGPFCAMNLADLGAEVIKVELPGRGDDSRGFAPRLPNSDDSGYFYSVNRGKLSATLDLRKPAGVAVALDLVRHCDVVLENFSPGTMERFGLGYAELSAANPRVILCSISGFGQSGPMASAPAYDIVAQALGGTMSITGPAGGDPTRCGVSIGDLAAALYGVVAILAALRLRDRTGVGRHLDVAMLDCQVALLEDALARYSATGKVPGPLGSRHPSITPFQQFHAADGYFVAGAGNESLWKNFCDAIGTPELKSDPRFAQNADRTANHAELEPILNHHFAARPRDHWLKLLGEAGVPCAPIASVAEVTRNPHLQARQMILHAEHPTFHGLVVPGSPLKTVGGAGGIPATPNTRAPALGEHTEKLLREVAGYDTEKIAELRADGII